One genomic region from Thermodesulfobacteriota bacterium encodes:
- a CDS encoding HAD-IIB family hydrolase: MSLSSPIQECNHPPDKCRYIIFTDLDGTLLDHDTYEYRDALEALNYIRHQRIPLILCSSKTRAEIEYYRKELGLEDPFIVENGATIFIPKGILDTGDMAFVEYGDYKVIELGTRYSRIKDIFAAIKAETGLKLSGFSEMSVDQVVELTGLGRDMAALAQQRDYSEPFLFEDAPWCVLEEEARLADLERAAEKRGLKVTRGGRFYHLTGDNDKGKAVQILKRLYEPGGRVLVSIGLGDSPNDFPMLEHVDIPVLVKKKDGQYAPWSKVKKVILAPDVGPKGWNRAVLDLVR, encoded by the coding sequence ATGTCCTTGTCATCCCCAATACAGGAGTGTAACCATCCACCTGATAAATGCCGGTATATTATTTTTACCGATCTCGACGGGACGCTCCTTGACCATGACACTTACGAATACCGGGATGCCCTCGAGGCCCTGAATTATATAAGGCATCAGAGAATTCCCCTTATCCTTTGCTCCAGCAAGACAAGAGCGGAGATCGAGTATTACAGGAAAGAACTGGGGCTGGAAGACCCCTTTATTGTGGAAAATGGCGCAACCATCTTTATCCCGAAGGGGATACTGGATACCGGGGATATGGCCTTTGTTGAATATGGAGATTATAAGGTCATAGAATTAGGAACGCGGTATAGCAGAATTAAAGATATTTTTGCCGCCATCAAGGCGGAAACAGGCCTTAAGCTTTCTGGATTTTCTGAGATGTCTGTGGACCAGGTGGTTGAACTTACCGGGCTGGGTAGAGATATGGCCGCCTTAGCGCAGCAGCGCGACTACTCTGAGCCGTTTCTTTTCGAAGATGCGCCGTGGTGCGTTTTAGAGGAAGAGGCCAGGCTTGCCGATTTAGAACGAGCGGCGGAAAAACGAGGGCTTAAGGTTACGAGGGGAGGGCGGTTTTATCATCTGACAGGTGATAATGATAAAGGCAAGGCCGTACAGATACTAAAAAGGTTATATGAACCGGGGGGCCGGGTGCTGGTCAGTATCGGCCTCGGAGACAGCCCCAACGATTTCCCGATGCTGGAACATGTGGATATTCCGGTCTTGGTCAAGAAAAAGGACGGGCAATATGCTCCGTGGTCAAAGGTCAAGAAGGTTATTCTCGCGCCGGATGTGGGACCAAAAGGGTGGAACAGGGCCGTTCTGGACCTGGTAAGGTAG
- a CDS encoding phosphatidylglycerol lysyltransferase domain-containing protein, with protein MYPKDIPDFPELRPLELKDRDILQPRLWELQPDISDCCFTNLFIWQDFYNIQISQFKGNICLFSSANTTPEKEFFFPPLGQGHILETLDACFDFMLSRNIQPIIRRGPEKFVRAHLGNQSRYVLREDLDIADYIYRTEDMITLRGRRYHGQRNFIKRFKQSYPDYSTEFLHDEENIPECLQFNNEWLENKLQALSQQLDIHSDPPPDMVVFLRAESETARKILMNFESLDLTGLAVRIDRKIRAFTVGQKLNTRTALVHIEKADHSYLGLSQFLSQAFCEQAWADCEYINRMEDLGIEGLRKAKLALGPHHLAKKYTILPGDSA; from the coding sequence ATGTATCCGAAAGATATCCCTGATTTTCCCGAACTCAGGCCGCTGGAATTAAAGGACAGGGATATATTGCAGCCCCGCCTATGGGAGTTGCAACCGGATATCTCCGACTGTTGTTTTACGAATCTTTTCATATGGCAGGACTTTTATAACATACAGATCAGCCAGTTTAAGGGCAATATCTGTCTTTTCAGCAGCGCCAATACGACCCCGGAAAAAGAGTTCTTTTTTCCGCCTCTGGGGCAGGGCCATATACTGGAGACCCTGGATGCCTGCTTCGATTTTATGCTGTCTCGAAATATACAGCCCATTATCCGGCGGGGCCCCGAAAAATTTGTGCGCGCCCATCTGGGCAATCAGAGCAGATACGTACTCAGAGAGGATTTAGACATCGCTGACTATATCTATCGGACCGAAGATATGATCACCCTTCGGGGCAGACGATACCATGGCCAGAGAAATTTCATCAAAAGGTTTAAGCAGAGTTATCCTGACTACTCTACCGAGTTTTTACATGATGAGGAAAATATCCCGGAATGTCTTCAGTTCAATAATGAATGGCTTGAGAATAAACTGCAGGCATTATCGCAACAACTTGATATCCATTCCGATCCACCGCCGGATATGGTTGTATTCTTAAGGGCAGAGTCGGAGACGGCCCGGAAGATCCTGATGAACTTTGAAAGCCTGGACCTTACCGGTCTGGCCGTGCGCATAGACAGAAAGATCCGTGCCTTCACCGTGGGCCAGAAACTGAATACGCGAACTGCCTTGGTGCATATTGAGAAGGCCGATCACAGTTACCTGGGGCTGAGCCAATTTTTGAGTCAGGCCTTCTGCGAACAGGCCTGGGCCGACTGTGAATATATTAATAGAATGGAAGACTTGGGGATTGAGGGCTTACGAAAGGCCAAGCTGGCATTAGGCCCACACCACCTCGCAAAAAAATATACCATCCTTCCTGGGGACTCTGCTTAA
- a CDS encoding AI-2E family transporter produces the protein MFNRFYFIALISVVLVLGYLSYHILRPFLLPIAWAVVFSVLFYPAYAFTLRYIKSKSITSLIILIVILLIIIGPFSYLFFLLVKEFSALTEYAESGKIEALKNITGHPIIRVVIDKLVSLFNIPENEINKAIMDNISRLGKELVGGITKGAGGIITITLDFILMAISIFFLLRDGPGFLEKIRDYIPFSEEQKNGLVKQIEDILISTMYGGVIVAIVQGTMGGIAFAVLGISSPVMWGLAMAIASFVPLVGPFAIWAPAAVYLFIEGLIWKGIALVFIGTFGISLVDNILKPLIIGKRTKMPFLPLFFSVLGGIKLFGLIGFIMGPLVLATFVSVIEIFRRIDTSADA, from the coding sequence ATGTTTAACAGGTTTTATTTTATTGCCTTGATATCTGTCGTATTGGTTCTTGGTTATCTTAGTTACCATATATTGAGGCCGTTTTTATTGCCCATAGCCTGGGCGGTTGTATTTTCCGTTTTGTTTTACCCGGCTTATGCCTTTACCCTCAGATATATAAAATCGAAGTCCATTACATCCCTTATTATCCTCATTGTCATCCTGTTAATAATTATCGGCCCTTTCTCATACCTGTTTTTTTTGCTGGTAAAGGAATTTAGCGCACTGACCGAGTATGCGGAAAGCGGAAAGATTGAGGCCCTAAAAAATATAACCGGGCATCCGATAATAAGGGTGGTGATAGATAAGCTGGTGTCTTTGTTTAACATCCCCGAGAATGAAATAAACAAGGCCATCATGGATAATATCTCGCGACTGGGTAAAGAGTTGGTGGGCGGAATTACCAAGGGGGCCGGCGGCATCATAACTATCACCCTGGACTTTATCTTGATGGCTATCTCCATATTTTTCCTCTTGAGGGACGGCCCGGGCTTTCTTGAAAAGATCCGTGATTATATTCCTTTTTCTGAGGAACAGAAAAACGGGCTGGTCAAACAAATAGAGGATATTCTGATATCCACCATGTATGGAGGCGTAATTGTAGCCATAGTCCAGGGAACTATGGGCGGCATTGCCTTTGCCGTACTTGGTATATCCTCTCCGGTTATGTGGGGGTTGGCTATGGCTATTGCCTCCTTCGTTCCTTTGGTTGGTCCTTTTGCTATATGGGCCCCGGCCGCCGTTTATCTATTTATTGAAGGCCTGATATGGAAAGGGATAGCCCTGGTCTTTATCGGGACCTTCGGGATCAGCCTGGTCGATAATATATTAAAACCCCTTATCATCGGTAAAAGGACAAAAATGCCTTTTCTTCCCCTTTTTTTCAGCGTCCTGGGCGGGATAAAACTCTTTGGGCTAATAGGGTTTATCATGGGGCCGTTGGTGCTGGCCACTTTTGTATCCGTTATTGAGATATTCAGGAGAATAGACACCAGCGCTGATGCTTAG
- a CDS encoding M23 family metallopeptidase, protein MIKKIFAAAVLCLWVMVLGVLFVSLNYLKTAVLPSGGQNSPDCEIVSNIISGALRGTETFYDSLRRHRVPAEAINTVIGYLSELVDFRRCKPGVQYKIELSPAGDVVRCRYYVSPVEVYTLKKEKDNYSIYTEDVEIERHIVKLSGEITSSLFASFGESGEDDRLILAFADIFASDIDFNTEPQPGDRFTMIFEKYFKDGQLVGYGHILAARYETVSDAYEAYYHARPGEKGAYYDAQGKSLGKHFLRSPVPFSRLTSGFSRSRRHPILGINRPHLGIDLAAPTGTPVLAAADGVVVSRGQRGGYGKQVVLKHPGGYETYYGHLSRFTREIKPGASVKQGETIGFVGATGLATGPHLDYRIKARGVFRNPFSLRFRPKMVLRERSLGRFLARKEEMSDIMGIAAPRYEKRLGSCKASQVSLI, encoded by the coding sequence ATGATAAAAAAGATATTTGCAGCAGCCGTTCTGTGCCTGTGGGTTATGGTACTAGGTGTGCTATTTGTATCGCTCAACTACCTAAAAACAGCGGTCCTCCCTTCCGGGGGGCAGAATTCTCCGGACTGTGAAATAGTCTCTAATATTATATCAGGCGCCTTGAGGGGGACGGAGACGTTTTACGACTCTCTGAGGAGACACCGTGTACCGGCCGAGGCAATAAATACCGTTATTGGTTACTTGTCTGAGTTGGTTGACTTTCGAAGGTGTAAACCCGGCGTGCAGTATAAAATTGAACTTTCCCCGGCCGGCGATGTAGTCCGGTGCCGTTATTACGTCAGCCCCGTGGAAGTCTACACCCTAAAAAAAGAAAAGGATAATTACAGTATCTATACGGAAGATGTTGAGATTGAAAGACACATTGTGAAACTTTCCGGTGAAATAACCTCTTCTCTCTTTGCGTCCTTCGGGGAGTCAGGTGAAGATGACCGCCTGATCCTGGCCTTTGCAGATATATTCGCCTCCGACATCGATTTTAACACTGAACCGCAGCCTGGAGACCGCTTCACCATGATTTTTGAAAAGTATTTCAAGGACGGCCAATTGGTCGGCTATGGCCATATACTGGCAGCGCGATATGAAACAGTGTCAGACGCTTACGAGGCTTATTATCATGCACGCCCCGGAGAAAAAGGCGCTTACTACGACGCGCAGGGCAAGTCCCTTGGCAAGCATTTCCTGCGCTCTCCGGTGCCCTTTAGCCGCCTGACATCGGGTTTTAGCCGAAGCAGAAGACATCCTATCCTGGGAATAAACAGACCGCACCTGGGGATAGACCTGGCCGCCCCTACCGGGACGCCGGTTCTGGCGGCAGCCGACGGTGTGGTTGTTTCTCGCGGACAGCGCGGTGGGTACGGAAAGCAGGTCGTTCTTAAACATCCCGGCGGGTACGAGACTTATTACGGTCACCTGTCCCGTTTTACGCGAGAGATAAAACCCGGGGCAAGCGTAAAACAAGGAGAGACCATAGGCTTTGTTGGCGCTACCGGATTAGCGACCGGCCCCCATCTCGATTACCGGATAAAGGCAAGGGGCGTTTTCCGCAATCCATTTTCTTTGCGTTTCAGGCCAAAGATGGTTTTAAGGGAACGATCGCTTGGCCGCTTTTTGGCCAGGAAAGAAGAAATGTCGGATATAATGGGCATAGCCGCCCCTCGCTATGAGAAAAGGCTCGGTAGCTGCAAGGCCAGTCAGGTCTCTCTCATTTAA
- a CDS encoding sigma-54 dependent transcriptional regulator: MERTANILIVDDELGFCELIQGILVREGYKADTATSGEEGLNLLHQNTYDIVYVDLKMPDMDGLTLLKTIKEMDENMMVIVITAYGTIETAVEAMKYGAYDYITKPFQKDEIKKVTRKAWEKKQLIDEMLYLRQEIDRRYCFENIIGKSKVVQDLFEMIKRAAETKSTVLITGESGTGKELIAKAIHYNSPRKRKRLVAINTSALQDTLLESELFGHLKGAFTGAYMTKKGLLEAADGGTLFLDEIGDTSPNIQIKLLRVLEENEFIPVGGVTPVKVDVRLIAATNKDLYKAVKDETFRNDLFYRLKVITINILPLRERKEDIPLLAAHFLKKYGREPGKEIDTISPQALELLMQFDWPGNVRELENTIKAAVDLETGKTITTKYLGLNRWRGCSGPSLYTGKNIVGFQEAKRLFESEFIAEALRRCKGNIAQAARETGIIRPNLYEKIKRYGIKIEDYKP, from the coding sequence ATGGAACGGACGGCAAATATACTGATCGTTGATGATGAGTTGGGATTTTGTGAACTCATCCAGGGTATATTAGTCAGGGAAGGGTATAAGGCAGACACGGCTACCAGTGGTGAGGAGGGCCTGAATCTCCTCCACCAAAATACATATGACATCGTATATGTGGATTTAAAGATGCCGGATATGGACGGCCTGACCCTACTTAAGACCATTAAAGAGATGGATGAAAACATGATGGTAATTGTGATAACCGCTTATGGGACCATAGAAACCGCCGTGGAGGCCATGAAGTACGGGGCCTATGACTATATCACCAAACCTTTTCAAAAAGACGAGATAAAGAAAGTTACCAGAAAGGCCTGGGAGAAAAAGCAACTGATAGATGAGATGCTCTATCTGCGTCAGGAGATAGACAGACGGTATTGCTTCGAAAATATAATCGGTAAGAGTAAGGTGGTACAGGACCTTTTCGAGATGATAAAGAGGGCGGCAGAGACAAAAAGCACCGTCCTTATTACGGGGGAAAGCGGCACAGGTAAGGAACTGATCGCCAAGGCCATACATTATAATAGTCCGAGAAAGAGAAAGCGCCTAGTCGCTATCAACACCAGTGCCCTCCAGGATACCCTTTTGGAAAGCGAACTGTTTGGGCACCTGAAGGGGGCATTTACCGGCGCCTATATGACGAAGAAGGGACTCTTAGAGGCAGCAGATGGAGGTACACTATTTTTAGATGAGATCGGCGACACCAGCCCCAATATACAAATAAAGTTACTGCGGGTGCTGGAGGAAAATGAATTCATACCAGTGGGTGGGGTCACACCCGTCAAGGTGGATGTAAGATTAATCGCTGCTACCAATAAGGATCTATACAAGGCCGTAAAGGATGAAACATTTCGTAACGACCTCTTCTACCGCTTAAAGGTAATTACCATAAATATTCTTCCCTTGAGAGAAAGAAAGGAAGATATCCCCCTGCTGGCCGCTCATTTCCTGAAAAAATATGGCCGGGAGCCCGGGAAAGAGATCGACACCATATCTCCACAGGCCCTGGAATTACTGATGCAGTTCGACTGGCCCGGGAATGTAAGAGAACTGGAGAATACGATTAAGGCCGCAGTCGATCTGGAGACGGGTAAGACGATCACTACCAAGTATCTTGGCCTTAATAGGTGGAGGGGCTGTTCCGGGCCATCTCTTTATACAGGAAAAAATATAGTCGGCTTTCAGGAAGCAAAGCGGCTATTTGAGAGCGAGTTTATTGCCGAGGCCCTGAGGCGCTGTAAGGGAAATATTGCACAGGCCGCAAGGGAAACAGGGATAATCCGTCCCAATCTTTACGAAAAAATTAAACGATACGGTATAAAAATTGAAGATTATAAGCCGTAG
- a CDS encoding SH3 domain-containing protein: protein MRRNILMLMLIAIFFSFTGVSWAKMASIKSDNARIRSGPGTGYSVLYEVFAGYPLKVLREKGKWARVVDFEGDIGWIYRPLLSKARMVIVSKKGGNINVRSGPGSRYKVKGQAEHGVVFRLLEKKGDWAKVRHDNGLTGWIHGKLLWGD, encoded by the coding sequence ATGAGACGTAATATTTTGATGCTGATGTTAATCGCAATATTCTTTTCTTTTACGGGTGTTTCTTGGGCGAAAATGGCCAGCATCAAATCAGACAATGCCCGCATCAGGTCCGGCCCGGGGACAGGTTATTCTGTTCTCTATGAGGTATTTGCCGGCTATCCGCTCAAGGTGCTCAGGGAAAAGGGGAAATGGGCCAGGGTGGTTGACTTTGAAGGTGACATAGGCTGGATCTATCGGCCCCTTCTCTCAAAGGCACGCATGGTTATAGTGTCCAAGAAGGGCGGTAATATCAACGTTCGTTCCGGTCCGGGAAGCAGATATAAAGTAAAGGGACAGGCCGAGCATGGAGTGGTTTTCAGGTTGCTGGAGAAGAAAGGAGACTGGGCCAAGGTCAGACATGATAACGGCCTTACCGGCTGGATACATGGGAAATTACTCTGGGGTGATTAA
- a CDS encoding S-adenosylmethionine decarboxylase: protein MGQDKVFGYLLTMDLYGIDQGLCEDLNLGYDFLDKLPGHIGMHKQSLPHIYVTPPEWVGKGGLSGWVGLVESGIQLHTLSEKGFISIDLYTCSYINQTIIPEILAFVNRYYPYKDIETNFIERGLKYYKYAVSF, encoded by the coding sequence ATGGGACAAGATAAGGTCTTTGGCTATCTGCTTACCATGGACTTATACGGAATTGATCAAGGCCTATGCGAGGATCTTAACCTCGGTTATGACTTTTTGGATAAACTACCTGGCCATATCGGGATGCATAAGCAAAGCCTTCCACATATCTATGTCACGCCCCCGGAGTGGGTAGGAAAGGGTGGTTTGTCCGGATGGGTGGGCCTGGTCGAATCGGGAATTCAGCTCCATACCCTGTCCGAAAAGGGGTTTATAAGTATAGACCTCTATACCTGTTCGTATATTAATCAAACTATCATCCCGGAAATCCTGGCCTTTGTTAACAGATATTACCCATATAAAGACATCGAGACGAATTTTATAGAAAGAGGCCTGAAATATTATAAATATGCGGTAAGCTTTTGA
- the glgP gene encoding alpha-glucan family phosphorylase yields MDERRTIAYFSMEVGLAAEMPTYSGGLGVLAGDTIRSAADLKVPMVAVTLLHRKGFFHQSIDSSGWQREGPVEWDVEDFLEEMPQRASVNIEGRVVHLRSWKYEVNGAGGFVVPVYFLDADLGENSEWDRTLSHFLYGGDQHYRLCQEVILGIGGVRMLRALGYNIRRFHMNEGHASLLTLALLDEEAKSAGRGSITSDDIESVREKCIFTTHTPVPAGHDQFPLDLVRRVIGPREDFFDMTDSSTLNLIRRILGNHEDFFDMKALLHSEGMLNMTYLALNLSRYINGVAKKHTEVSRLMFAGYSIDAITNGVHAATWVTKPFQGLYDRYIPGWREDNFSLRYAISIPRQEVWRAHIQAKKQLMQYVNSRTDVKMDTDIFTLGFARRATTYKRGDLLFQDTERLRRISQEAGSLQVIYAGKAHPQDQGGKEIINQIFRMKEALKKDVKIVYLENYDMKLAKMIISGVDVWLNTPKPPLEASGTSGMKAALNGVPSLSILDGWWIEGHIERVTGWSIGENIKEGEKSRDPSQDAAALYEKLEKTIIPVFYHERDRFIDVMRYCITLNGSFFNTQRMMQQYVLKAYF; encoded by the coding sequence ATGGATGAGCGGCGCACCATTGCCTATTTTTCTATGGAAGTGGGTCTGGCAGCAGAAATGCCGACTTATAGTGGCGGCCTGGGTGTACTGGCGGGAGACACGATCCGGTCTGCGGCCGATCTCAAGGTACCGATGGTCGCGGTAACGCTGCTTCATCGTAAGGGTTTCTTTCACCAGAGCATTGACTCAAGTGGATGGCAGAGAGAAGGGCCTGTGGAATGGGACGTTGAGGATTTTCTGGAAGAGATGCCGCAGCGAGCCTCTGTTAACATAGAGGGAAGGGTTGTTCATCTCCGCTCCTGGAAATATGAAGTCAACGGTGCCGGAGGTTTTGTGGTGCCGGTTTATTTTTTAGATGCTGATCTTGGGGAGAATTCTGAATGGGACAGGACGCTGTCCCATTTTCTTTATGGAGGGGACCAGCATTACCGTCTTTGTCAGGAGGTAATCCTGGGCATCGGCGGCGTAAGGATGCTGCGTGCCCTTGGGTACAACATCAGGCGTTTTCACATGAATGAAGGACACGCCAGTCTTCTTACACTGGCGCTTTTAGACGAGGAGGCAAAGAGCGCCGGCAGAGGATCGATCACCAGTGATGATATCGAATCGGTCAGAGAAAAGTGCATATTCACTACCCATACCCCTGTTCCGGCCGGACATGATCAGTTTCCCCTTGATTTGGTGAGGCGCGTCATTGGACCCCGGGAAGATTTTTTTGACATGACGGATAGTTCCACGCTGAATTTGATCAGGCGTATCCTTGGAAACCACGAGGATTTCTTTGATATGAAGGCCCTCCTCCACAGCGAGGGCATGCTCAATATGACCTACCTGGCCCTTAACCTGAGCCGCTATATCAATGGCGTGGCTAAAAAACACACTGAAGTTTCAAGACTGATGTTTGCCGGTTATTCTATTGACGCCATAACCAACGGGGTCCATGCTGCCACCTGGGTGACAAAACCCTTTCAGGGGCTTTATGACCGGTATATACCGGGCTGGAGAGAGGACAACTTCAGCCTGCGATATGCTATAAGCATTCCAAGGCAGGAAGTGTGGCGAGCGCATATTCAGGCAAAAAAGCAGTTGATGCAGTATGTAAATAGTCGAACAGATGTTAAGATGGACACAGATATTTTTACTCTCGGCTTTGCAAGGCGAGCCACTACGTACAAAAGAGGCGACCTTCTTTTTCAGGATACCGAGAGGCTTAGGCGGATATCACAGGAAGCCGGTAGCCTTCAGGTAATCTATGCAGGAAAAGCACATCCACAAGATCAAGGCGGCAAGGAGATCATCAATCAGATTTTTCGGATGAAAGAAGCTCTTAAGAAAGACGTCAAGATCGTTTACCTTGAAAATTATGACATGAAACTCGCGAAGATGATTATCTCAGGGGTTGATGTGTGGCTTAATACTCCAAAGCCGCCCCTGGAGGCCTCCGGGACAAGCGGGATGAAGGCTGCTCTTAACGGGGTGCCCAGCCTGAGCATCCTGGACGGTTGGTGGATAGAGGGACATATTGAGAGAGTGACCGGATGGTCTATCGGGGAGAATATAAAAGAAGGAGAAAAGAGCCGTGACCCCTCCCAAGACGCCGCAGCTCTTTACGAAAAACTGGAGAAGACTATTATCCCTGTGTTTTATCATGAACGAGATCGCTTTATTGATGTAATGCGTTATTGCATTACCCTTAACGGATCATTTTTTAATACCCAGAGGATGATGCAGCAATACGTGCTTAAGGCTTATTTCTGA